In Mixophyes fleayi isolate aMixFle1 chromosome 3, aMixFle1.hap1, whole genome shotgun sequence, the genomic stretch CGGGAAGGGGTGGGCAAACGTAGGCCatgcacagtaagggtgtgttcatgtaaATGCGACGGAAGTATGATGCGTATCTGTggcgggtgctggagggctggtgcaatgagaTGCAATGATGCAGGTGACTATTAGCAACACTCGCAAGCTGCTTGACTGTTACACTGACCTCTCCAGCTAATAGCATTGAAATCATTACTGTGTCTACAGAACTCTATTTGCAttgcttaattgatatttccatttgggttgcagcaggaaagaatattcttacAGGTGACAAAATcagatgtttttatttcattgaatttaatctatatttgtttatatttaatatatttaatattgaaaatgCAATTTCCACAATTATTTATAACACTCTCAGGACACTGCTTTCACACTGTTAAGCCACATATCTTCGTTTTATCACTATAGCAGGTATAAGTATACACTCACACTCACTTGTTACTCCTAATGTTCACCTGGCGCAAATGCTAGTTATGTACAGCTGGACGCATTGTTAGAACAATGTGGGTTTttttaatgtacgggcattttcCTGCATACGGTCTAACTGTACATGAGGCCTCAAGTGTCTTAAGAAACTGTCACTGTCGGGAGCGTTGCTGAACTGggatcatttttaaatgtaatttagtgtaTAATATGCATgttgctattatttttaaatgagaattttaatgtttttcaGAGTGGGCCACTTTTGCCTTGGGACCAGGCCATGGCATCCAGCTGAAGTCAGGGCGTCTCCTTGTGCCTGCTTATACGTATCACATCAACTGCAGAGATTGTTTTGGGAAGCTCTGCCGTACTACACCACGAGCATTTACATTCCGCAGTGATGACCATGGAAAGACCTGGACATTTGGAGAACTCATCCCAAACCTGCAAACATTGGAGTGTCAGCTAGTGTCAGTGGACGAGGAAGATGGCAGAAACACTCTGTACTGCAATGCCAGAAGCTCTCTAGGATTCAGAGTGCAAGCTCTGAGTTCTGATGATGGTATTGTCTTCCAGCCAGGACAGTTAGTTGAGAAATTGGTGGAGACACCCAGTGGGTGCCATGGAAGTGTCATTGGTTTTCCTGCTCCACTGAAATTCTTCTCAAGCCTTAATGCTAATAATCTCCTATCTGACCAGCCTAAGAATGCAATAACTATAGCTAAAATGATAAATGTGGGAAACTGGGAAAGAAAGAGAGTACGAGTATATCAGCAGCTTAATAAAGCTGGAAATAGGCTACAACAATATCATTTAAACTGTGAGAGCAATCTCTGTAAAGTGATACATTACAAGGAGTCACGAGGGAAAGAGGTTTGCATGGACAGCCATCATGTTAGTGCAGAATCTTCATCTTTATTGGGATTAACAGAATGCCATGTGCAACAAGAGACTCTTTACAGGATCAGCCAAAGATTCCAGACCCCTACCTGGGTCCTGTACTCCCATCCCACCAGTGCACAGTCTCGTGTGAATCTGGGTGTTTACCTCAGCCCATATCCTAAGGATGCTGACAGCTGGACAGGCCCTTGGATTATCTATGAAGGACCTAGTGCCTACTCTGACCTGGCATATATAGAGCTAAGTTCTGGTGAAGTTGGGGCATTGGGATCCTCTCCAGTAGTTGTGATTGCATGCCTTTTTGAAAATGGTATAACCTCTCCCTATGAGCAGATATCATTTAGCATGTTTACCCTATATGAGGTCATACAAAACCTACCTCCTAAACCCATTTTCCGTCAGTCTGTAAACAAAAATAGAATGAAAGGGAATTGTATGACTTCTTAAAAGAAAATAGCACTTTCATTCTTAGGAAAACCTGTCACCTGTCCAAATAAGGCCACATACacacggcgctgcggatgccttgtggcgccttataaataaataaatattaatattaataaatactacATAATGCTCACTGCTGGGCAATTTAAGTCACCTGGAAATTAGCATAACATAGTATGGGGCTGACTCTAAAGCCAAGCCAGGGAATTTAAATATAATGcatgctaatatgttatgctctctccctctcacctATGTAAAAAAATCATACCTCACACCATTTAACCAGGCAAAAATTggaacaaaataagccctgctGCCTAATCACGCCCACTTTCAGACCAAACATGTCCACATTCTGATGAAGCCCCACCCATGTCCCAATAAACCCTGCCTCCTTCAATGTCTGCAAATTGTGACCATCTTGTTGTAATCTGCACAATTGAGAGGTATGAAAAATGCTTTCCCTGATAGGAGAGATTAAGTTTCCCCTCTTCTGAATTCTGGCTATACTTGCAAGCTAGACATTATCTCCAATAGGTGAGGGGGAAACTATCTATGTCCCCAAGACACCAAATACATTATTTCCACTATctacaaaatattaaatgtaaatctgTATAACTCACCTCTGAGTTATGCAAGATCTTGTGATCAGGATCTGGGGAGGTCAGAAACTGACCTGATCTGGTAAAAGATATTTCAATTTATGCCAGCCAGTTCCTGTCCTCTCTGTGGTAGAAATTCAGTCCAAGGTCCTTTCTAGATGGTACAGGTGGGCCCTCCCAACTATTCAAGGTGCACCCAGGTGTCTCGAGCTGCTGTTGGAGGTGCGGATCGGGTGTGGGGTCTCCATTGCATATATGGTGGAATTGCCTAAGACTAGTTCCCTTCTGGCTAAAGGTTAGGAAATATGCAATAGAGGCTATAGGATACCCAGTCCCAGAAGGACCAGACTTCTAGCTATTTAACCTCCCAATTATATCCCTATATCCCAATGTATAAAGTCACAACTTACACACCTAAACAACACTGCAAAAGCAGTGATCCCAGTACACTGAAGGTCCCGCTGTCCTCCAATCCTACAGGATTATCTAACAAGGATAGACTTCTTTAAGGCCATGGGCGACATTCCCATGTCAAATCAAGACTGCTATATGTAATTTACGGCAATTTGGTTTTGATGGTTGGAGTTCAATAAGTCTACTTGCTATCACTTTAAGATGGAGCATTGGATAACTTATCTCTGTATTTCCAAAGGCATTTAGACTTCCTTCCCTTGAGGCACGCAAACCGGTGGCACAACTAAACATACCTTATCTGATCATGCAGATTCAATCACTTCTCTTTCTTCCTGCAACACGAAGCAGTGCTTCCTATCTAGGAACAGTCCTGAGGATCCCCccattcttcccctttttccACCCACCACTTCTTCCCActtttgtttataaaataaaatttgagGTCTGTTTCTCATTACGTTgttaatgtataaatatacaggTATGTTCAATTCTAAATAAAGATTAAAcaagaaaaattattttacacaaaagatAAGTTCTCTTTATTGAGTCATGTGTAATATATCCACCCTTCCACTTACCAAAATGGTCAACAATTCTGCTGCTGTTAAAATCATTTGTGAACAATGCACTGTTGAAAGCACTGCTGTCTATTTACTAAGAAGAAATAGTTTTCCGTCTCTCAGTTATGTGTGCCATCATCTATACTAAATATACCGGAGAGGATATATAGTGTAGAAATTAACAAATCTAGTGTCCACCACCAGTAGAGGAGCACAGGGCGCTCCTGCTAAGTAATGCCTATTCCCCTATCGATGTCAAAGCCCTGTCTCATTAGCTTCGGTTATACCTTGATTAGGAGCATGTTTTTTTCTGTTGCAGGGTTTTAAGGAGGGTTTCAAGTTGCCCATAGCGGGGACTTTGCCGGCGATGGCTATGAGGAACCTAAGATCATACTCAACTACACATCCTGGGAGATAAAATACAGAAGGAAGTTGATTTAGGCCACATGTGTTGTCTATCTCCCTCCTCCCATTTAGACACGCTGATtgttactgtttttttgtttctgtttcttTTTCCTGTAGGAATTGTACCCAAAAAGGCCCCAGGTAAATTTCATCTGATCTAGCACTTATCCTTTCCGGAGGTTAGTTCAGTAAACAGTGCCATTGACCCACAGCAAACTACAGTAATTTACCAGACCTTTGAGTTTGCCCTGGGTTTAGTGAGAGAATTAGACGAGGGGGCATTACTGGCGAAGGTTGATATAGAATCAGCCTTCCGCCTCCTCCCATTACACACTGAATCTTTCAGATTCCTGAGTTTTCAAACCCTAGATGGGTTTTTCATAAataggtgccttcccatggggtgctCTATATTGTGCACCTACTTTGAACGTTTCAGTATGTTTTTACACTGGTGCATAGAAACTGGCACAGGTCATCCAGGAGTGGCTTACTACCTGGATGATTATCCCTGCAATGTGACAAGATTTTATACGATACCCAGTCCCTATTGCAGGTGCTTGCCGCGCCAATTGTGCTCGTTAAGAATGAAGGCCTACATGTTTGTCCTTTCTGGGTATTGAAATTGACACTATAGTGTGTTGCTACCGCCTTCCTATGGAAAAGGTGGCGAATTGAAATGAGAGATGATTTTGTCAGTCAGATAATTTGGCAAAAGTATTTATCAGGCAGATCCAATTGGTATTAGGATCCCTTAATTTTGCTTACCACATTATCACTATTGGTAAAGTTTGCAGAAGGTGATGACCAGTGTGACTAAAGCCTATGGCGTATTCGGCTATCACAAGAAATTAGAGAGGACTTGTAAATTTGGGTGtggttccttgttgaatttaaTGGGGTGCACATACGGCCAGGACCTGTAGTGTCCAGCCGAGAGCTTAAGATGTACACAGACGCGGAAGGTTCTAGGGGTTTCGGGATCTTTCCGAAGGACATAGTGTACACTATTTCTTCCCCTGCGATTAGGCTATTAGTTTTGTGCTGCCTCGAACATAATATCAGTTTTAGGGCTAAGCATGAAAATTTTTATCTTAAGAGATGCATCCATTGATTTGCAATTTGCACAAATTGAAAACAGAGCAATTTGGCTGAGTGCGTAGATTACAGTGGAGGCACAACCAGATCCTGCCATTTGTCCGATTGCACTAGCTAGGGCTTACGTGTTGGTTAGACCTATCAGTGGGCACGTTTGGTTGCTGCATTTTGACTCTGACTATGTCTCTTACCAACTATTAACTTGGGTTTGTCTTTAAATGATGTATCACAATTATAGAGCTGAATGCAGCCAATTATGGCACCCTTTCCTTTAGAATAGGTGTGGCTACGTCCACAGCGGTAGCAGGGTCATCTGTGGAGAGTAGGAAAAAAAATTGGGCAGCTGGAAATCCGCCACCTATAAGAGATCCATCAGACCTGCTAAATTATAGTAACCTTGTTCCCAGCTTTGGCAACCCAGAACTTGTTTGCTTGTCACCTTTGGAGGTGAGGACATGAAGGCATTTacctaatttttcctcagatgaaGGGGCTCATAGCATAAGCAACCTTAATGTTTTTTACCGTTACACCTTCATATGGTGCAAAGGGATTAAAGAAGACAAAAAACTGTTCTGAATGTTAGGTTTTATCAGGTGTGTTCTACATTAGAGACTCCTATTAAAACCATTCACAAACCCAAGTTCTAAAAGGATCCATCCAGCGCCTCAGCTGTAGACcgatttatttgttatatgtatatatcaaaCTTTTTGCTACATTAGCAAACTAATATTACTTCTCCTAGACTGGATGTAATTCATTTGGTTCaaatttctttttgcttttgatGTAATTCATTTGGAACAAATTCCTTTATTCCCAGCAGACAATACCACAAAGTCCATTGATCTTATCCACCATATAGTACTGTCAAAATCCCAGCAACAACCCTCTGGACTAATGTAGAGAAAGCCTTCGGTAGGATTGATTGGAGGTTTACCAAACCTGTTTTTGGGCACTTGGGTCTACATAGAATACTAGCCCTATAAAGGAATCCCTTTGCTTGGAAAAGGATGAGTGGCTCCTTctatgattcatttaatatatCTAACAGTATTAGAAAAAGAAGCACTTTATCCCAGCTTAtcgttattttttatttaatgtaaacagTATTAAAAAATTGATCTCCaagcgcaaaaaaaaaaactactagcCAATGATCTTCTGGCTTTCATTTATCATTGATCTTCTGGCCTAAAATCTCTCACCCCATTCTTATCAAGGAGTTCGACAAATTTAGACCcttttctaattttaaaattaactattcAAACTAAGTTGCTGTTAACTTATCCCTGATGCTTAGGCCCAGGTGCTCCAACAGACTTACAATTTTTCTTCCAGCACCCATCAAGTATCAAATACTTGGGAACTAAGACACTAGTCTCCATTACCAACTTAATTTCCCTCCTTTAGTATACAAAAGAAAGCGGGATCTTACATCTTAGATCTATCAAGCTCTTCTCTTTTCATTTTGCAGGGAAATTCTAATCAAGATGCATGTCCTGCCTAGGATTTTTCACATACTACAAAAGCTTTCAATTCATACACCTCTCAAGTTTTTCAAAAATTTACAGAAACTGAATACAGAATCTTTGGAAACACCTAAAACTAAAACATCATAAATTACAACGTCATAAAAACAGGCAATTGACAATAAGTGGATTAATAACAAACCAAACCTTTTTTTTGCTCACAGTGTCCACAGAACACTCCAAGAATGGCATTCATGAACTGGAAGAGACACAGGACAATCTGCAGAATGTTGATTAGAGACAGGGACACAAAGAAAGTTGAGTTCCAGGTTATGATTTGTGGAGGCTCAATGCAGGTGAAGGACATGTCTGATGTAGAGATGctgcaaagcattaaaaaaaatgaatgaggtCATTTATTTACAGCGCaactatattaaaaaatgcaTAAACATTCATATATCCACTGCATTTATTTAATAAGTAAAGTTCCAAAGACATCTGCAATTATAATGCAGGTATATTAGAAGCTTCTGCAGCATCTCAGTATGATCCACAATCTACCGTGTTTAAACTTTAAAGCAAAAtgcaatacaaaatacaatacatttgcaattttaatatattgtcacgggcactaggagtctttacccagggatcaccaggtgataggcttaccagagcagtataggtggtaatatggtactctggtagcagggtgatcacggaacaggaaatagcagatgatgagatgctcaggaaagtctatgactagcagcactggcaatatggaagtagtaatacacgaggaactgtatggacaaaggacacgtgaaggtagtcagtggtctgcggtagcaagttgtaccactgctatagtgaggaggaatgtccaacagaaacgaggaggtgatgagagtcagcggtctgcggatagcaagttgtaccgctgtctgagtgaaggaatggaatccaagaggaggtatccggggagtcagtggtctgcgttagcaagttgtaccactgctatgtgagaggatactggaacgggtgaaactgtaaacaggagtcagtggtctgctactagcaagttgtaccactgaatatatatgtgaggaggtgcacggggagagactgcaacacaatatatacacgggcaccttgactttgatccacagtaatatgcacaatatatacacgggcaccttgactttgatccacagtaatatgcacaatataactgtataaatgactgaacaacactgccaatatagaaagtctcttgaagtaatccagcatgagataacacagtcaatgatggcaatagaatcagcagatagtacactccagaggagaaccgacacagtcaatgatggcaatagactcagcggatagtacactccagaggagaaccaacacagtccagcaaggtatgcaatacacagcacagtcaatgggaagtatgcataccgtggttcaggagaaggcagtcagacaggagtgcagagatacctgaagggcaggaggccggcaggatccaaagtccctggatgggtgaagaggtggtctagcaggtgcagcgcacaggtaggtagaccagcagggaacacaggaaggcgtggagagcggatcagcagtagatggatgagtagcgctgagaagtaacagcagcgggtctctgcgggaacacggaggtagccaatagcaaccagcaggtgcagtaacgatgg encodes the following:
- the NEU4 gene encoding sialidase-4, whose product is MGSRHVPARTVLFEREKNGVTYRVPALLYIPRWSTLLAFAEERLSADDAHANLLVLRRGTFYRNYVEWEDMCALEKAHLPGHRSMNPCPIYNDFTGQIFLFFIAVLGRASESYQIITGRNLARLCYVTSSDQGRSWSDVTDLTCKVIGESLKEWATFALGPGHGIQLKSGRLLVPAYTYHINCRDCFGKLCRTTPRAFTFRSDDHGKTWTFGELIPNLQTLECQLVSVDEEDGRNTLYCNARSSLGFRVQALSSDDGIVFQPGQLVEKLVETPSGCHGSVIGFPAPLKFFSSLNANNLLSDQPKNAITIAKMINVGNWERKRVRVYQQLNKAGNRLQQYHLNCESNLCKVIHYKESRGKEVCMDSHHVSAESSSLLGLTECHVQQETLYRISQRFQTPTWVLYSHPTSAQSRVNLGVYLSPYPKDADSWTGPWIIYEGPSAYSDLAYIELSSGEVGALGSSPVVVIACLFENGITSPYEQISFSMFTLYEVIQNLPPKPIFRQSVNKNRMKGNCMTS